In one Terriglobia bacterium genomic region, the following are encoded:
- a CDS encoding glycosyltransferase family 4 protein — protein sequence MSTFQSAAAQAGRNTVPVPAFIVRVKRWLTHRGIRVLLAVYAALLWIAGRVGRNQRPLDGNPLEVLLTGTFSSDNWILAHVRPLAMSDRCARVRFVATNPVPAVDKVEAIYPPAWLVRIVGSVPARLATFFWVGLRSQPDVVGGFHLQFNAMAAAMVARLIGSRSAYFCVGGPLEVLGGGFGCENRLFEKLEVPDAIIERRLHRAVADCDLVITMGTSAQQYFRQLGVRSAIHVVSGGIEPPLPSAGGDNRATDIVFVGRLSPIKRLDLLLEAVHAARRALPSITATIVGDGVMRARLEELAGELELGQNVRFVGHQTNISNWLNTAKLFVLTSDSEGLSLALMEAMMYGLPAVVSHVGDLADLVEEGVNGFLVRERSGEAFAARIVELLANPERLRRFSQAARHSAVAHETARMVQRWNWILTFPESQVSAEQDESLLGERGAAAARCAPRHQGVE from the coding sequence ATGAGTACGTTTCAATCTGCGGCGGCTCAAGCCGGGCGAAACACGGTGCCGGTGCCGGCCTTCATCGTGCGCGTTAAGCGCTGGCTGACGCACCGGGGCATACGTGTCCTGCTGGCAGTCTATGCGGCTTTGCTGTGGATCGCTGGCCGGGTCGGCCGGAACCAGCGCCCTCTTGACGGGAATCCGTTGGAGGTGCTGCTGACCGGTACCTTCTCTTCGGACAATTGGATCCTGGCGCACGTGCGGCCTTTGGCGATGTCGGACCGCTGTGCGCGTGTGCGCTTCGTCGCCACCAACCCGGTGCCTGCGGTGGACAAGGTGGAAGCCATCTACCCGCCTGCGTGGTTGGTACGGATCGTAGGCTCGGTGCCGGCGCGGCTGGCGACATTCTTCTGGGTCGGGCTGCGATCCCAACCCGATGTCGTAGGCGGTTTTCACCTCCAGTTCAACGCCATGGCGGCGGCCATGGTGGCGCGCTTGATCGGAAGCAGATCGGCGTATTTCTGCGTCGGGGGCCCGCTGGAGGTTCTAGGCGGGGGCTTTGGCTGCGAAAACCGGCTGTTTGAGAAGCTGGAAGTACCCGATGCGATCATCGAGCGGCGCCTCCACCGCGCCGTGGCAGACTGCGACCTGGTAATCACCATGGGCACATCTGCCCAACAATACTTTCGGCAGCTCGGTGTGCGCAGCGCGATACACGTGGTCTCCGGCGGCATTGAGCCGCCGCTGCCGTCCGCTGGCGGGGACAATCGTGCCACCGACATTGTGTTTGTCGGCCGGCTGTCGCCCATTAAGCGGCTCGACCTGTTGCTCGAGGCTGTTCACGCCGCTCGCCGCGCCTTACCTTCCATCACCGCCACGATTGTGGGGGACGGCGTCATGCGGGCGAGACTGGAAGAACTCGCGGGCGAGCTCGAGCTGGGCCAAAACGTCCGCTTTGTTGGCCACCAGACAAACATTTCAAACTGGCTCAACACTGCCAAGCTGTTCGTGCTCACCTCCGATTCGGAGGGACTGTCCCTGGCTCTGATGGAAGCGATGATGTATGGCTTGCCGGCGGTGGTTTCCCACGTAGGCGACCTGGCCGATCTGGTCGAGGAAGGTGTCAACGGATTCTTGGTCAGGGAACGCAGTGGGGAAGCATTTGCGGCGCGCATTGTGGAATTACTTGCCAATCCCGAACGGCTGCGACGCTTCTCGCAGGCGGCGCGGCACTCAGCCGTGGCGCACGAAACCGCCAGGATGGTGCAGCGGTGGAACTGGATCCTGACGTTTCCTGAATCACAGGTGTCCGCCGAGCAGGATGAGTCCTTATTGGGGGAGCGCGGTGCGGCGGCAGCGCGTTGTGCCCCGCGTCATCAAGGTGTGGAATGA
- a CDS encoding DUF362 domain-containing protein yields MGDPTAESAAKARLDRHVSVSFASQASYPSTPPFHPAHPYPEYPFAGQLGSEPNSAYDAARESLHLLGLDRENYGTPAWNPLGEIVRPGDCVLLKPNFVKESRTDVLSEWIQVITHGSVIRAVADYVYIALRGHGRIIVADGPQTDSDFDAIRELTGLRVLQDFYRQSAGFQLEVYDLRNEHWIERDGVYVDRERLAGDPAGTVAADLGARTHLSDIGSNKYYGAFYDIEETNRHHSNGHHEYAFCRTPLLADVVIHLPKLKTHKKCGVTINLKGLVGLNGNKNWLPHYIFGTPKNKGDQFADPSVVHAIENALVRWAKKLLLGDSWVARVVARKLKSHAYGVFGKTSNTVRSGNWYGNDTVWRMALDLAAVLTFADADGRLHDSPQRRFFSVVDGIIAGEGNGPMEADALPTGIIVSGSSPVSVDAVCARLMGFDYRKLPIIANAFRPTPWPFVQHRYDEIRVFSNRSDVDTALLSDPTRRIFQFRPHFGWVGRIELPTEAASSTTPAKTLASVQD; encoded by the coding sequence ATGGGAGATCCCACGGCTGAGAGTGCAGCAAAGGCCAGGCTTGACCGGCATGTTAGCGTCAGCTTCGCCTCCCAGGCATCCTACCCCTCGACACCGCCGTTTCATCCGGCTCACCCCTACCCCGAGTACCCCTTTGCCGGGCAGCTCGGCTCGGAGCCGAACTCCGCCTACGACGCCGCGCGGGAAAGCCTTCACCTGCTCGGTCTCGATCGGGAGAACTATGGAACACCGGCCTGGAATCCGCTGGGCGAGATTGTGCGCCCCGGCGACTGCGTCCTGTTGAAGCCGAATTTCGTCAAAGAGTCGCGCACCGACGTGCTCAGCGAATGGATTCAGGTGATCACGCACGGCTCGGTCATTCGTGCCGTCGCCGATTATGTTTACATTGCGCTGCGGGGGCACGGGCGCATCATCGTTGCCGACGGCCCCCAGACCGATTCCGATTTTGACGCGATTCGCGAGCTGACCGGGCTGCGCGTGCTGCAGGATTTTTACCGCCAGTCCGCCGGCTTCCAGTTGGAGGTTTACGACCTGCGCAACGAACACTGGATCGAGCGCGACGGCGTCTATGTCGACCGCGAGCGCTTGGCGGGCGATCCCGCAGGCACGGTGGCGGCTGATCTTGGCGCCCGCACGCATCTGAGCGACATCGGCTCCAATAAGTATTACGGCGCCTTCTATGATATTGAGGAGACCAATCGCCATCATTCCAACGGACATCATGAGTACGCGTTTTGCCGGACGCCGCTGCTGGCTGATGTGGTGATCCATCTCCCCAAGCTCAAGACGCATAAGAAGTGTGGCGTCACCATCAATCTCAAAGGCCTAGTCGGTTTGAATGGCAACAAGAACTGGCTCCCGCATTACATTTTTGGAACGCCCAAAAACAAGGGGGACCAGTTCGCTGACCCATCCGTGGTGCATGCCATTGAAAACGCCCTCGTCCGCTGGGCCAAAAAACTGTTGCTGGGCGACTCATGGGTGGCGCGGGTAGTGGCCCGCAAGCTGAAATCACATGCCTACGGCGTTTTCGGCAAGACCAGTAATACCGTGCGGAGCGGAAACTGGTATGGCAACGACACGGTCTGGCGGATGGCACTTGACCTGGCTGCCGTCCTAACCTTTGCCGACGCAGACGGACGCTTGCACGATTCCCCCCAAAGGCGTTTCTTTTCCGTCGTGGACGGGATCATTGCCGGCGAAGGCAACGGGCCGATGGAAGCGGACGCCCTTCCCACCGGCATCATCGTCTCCGGCAGTTCGCCCGTCTCGGTGGACGCGGTCTGCGCGCGCCTCATGGGCTTCGACTACCGCAAGCTGCCGATCATCGCCAACGCCTTCCGGCCCACACCCTGGCCCTTTGTGCAACACCGCTACGACGAAATACGGGTCTTCAGCAACCGCAGCGACGTGGATACGGCTCTGCTCTCCGATCCGACGCGGAGGATATTCCAGTTCAGACCTCATTTCGGATGGGTAGGCCGGATTGAACTCCCAACTGAAGCTGCGAGCAGCACTACCCCTGCGAAGACTCTGGCGTCAGTTCAGGATTGA
- a CDS encoding GNAT family N-acetyltransferase has translation MTLSASGASTELHPSVVTMDEGIQNRMIAQSSCAHESTGMKAELIADWPAFLSLAAEWDGLLAHSRADTIFLTWDWIRSWIEVAGHKFQPFVITVRDGQGVLAGAAAFYLAQLRLLRTVSFRTLRVMADYATGAEYPDWIVRRDCEDAAVDAIAAALASSSRPWDCIWMPAVSGWTGARERLQRACEKQGFYCHTRAADFACFDLPESWNLYVRALSQNRRQQMRADMKRVMQRPGVTISRCETADQVPRYLDALFDLHYRRWKGEGQEGTFRRKPSEAAFYRCFAPRALEKGWLRIYGLQENGEFKAVQIGYVYRGNFLQLQEGFDPAYVKGAGNVLRAKSIEACIEDGVKGYDFLGAMTEHKRRWLAQQRDGWDFFIGKKSLKNAALFYKGIWPTGRYLRPSHAPLIVQAGSVGGDAGAGRQTNAQPSTEEA, from the coding sequence ATGACTTTGTCTGCCAGCGGCGCCAGCACCGAACTTCATCCTTCCGTGGTCACCATGGATGAGGGGATACAAAACCGTATGATCGCGCAGTCTTCATGCGCTCATGAATCCACTGGGATGAAGGCGGAACTGATCGCGGATTGGCCTGCCTTTCTTTCGCTGGCGGCCGAATGGGACGGACTTCTAGCCCATTCGCGCGCCGACACCATCTTTCTAACCTGGGACTGGATCCGCTCCTGGATCGAGGTGGCGGGCCACAAGTTTCAGCCTTTCGTGATCACCGTCAGGGATGGGCAGGGAGTGCTGGCGGGCGCGGCCGCCTTCTACCTGGCCCAGCTCCGTCTGCTCCGCACCGTTTCCTTCCGCACTCTGCGGGTAATGGCCGACTACGCGACGGGAGCCGAGTACCCGGATTGGATTGTGCGCCGCGATTGCGAAGATGCCGCTGTGGATGCGATCGCTGCGGCGCTGGCTTCCTCGTCGCGCCCTTGGGATTGCATCTGGATGCCGGCCGTTTCCGGTTGGACGGGAGCTCGCGAGCGATTGCAGCGGGCATGCGAAAAGCAGGGGTTCTACTGCCATACCCGAGCCGCCGATTTTGCCTGCTTCGATCTGCCCGAAAGCTGGAACCTGTATGTTCGCGCCCTCTCGCAGAATCGAAGGCAGCAGATGCGCGCCGACATGAAGCGAGTGATGCAGCGGCCGGGCGTGACGATCTCGCGCTGTGAAACTGCCGATCAGGTACCGCGGTACCTGGACGCGCTGTTCGACCTTCATTACCGCCGCTGGAAAGGAGAGGGGCAAGAGGGCACTTTCCGCCGTAAGCCCAGCGAGGCCGCGTTCTACCGCTGCTTTGCCCCGCGTGCGCTCGAGAAGGGTTGGTTGCGGATCTACGGCTTGCAGGAGAACGGCGAGTTCAAAGCCGTGCAGATTGGATACGTGTATCGCGGCAACTTCCTGCAGTTGCAGGAGGGCTTTGACCCGGCTTATGTCAAAGGCGCGGGCAATGTGCTGCGGGCGAAGTCCATCGAGGCCTGCATCGAGGATGGGGTGAAGGGATACGACTTCCTGGGGGCGATGACGGAGCACAAGCGTCGATGGCTGGCGCAGCAGCGCGATGGCTGGGACTTTTTCATCGGCAAGAAGAGCCTGAAAAATGCCGCCCTATTCTACAAAGGAATATGGCCGACGGGGCGCTATCTGCGTCCTTCGCATGCTCCCCTCATTGTCCAAGCCGGCAGCGTTGGCGGGGATGCCGGCGCGGGCCGCCAGACGAATGCTCAACCGTCAACCGAGGAGGCCTAA
- a CDS encoding oligosaccharide flippase family protein: protein MVATNTETGIEENRPYDVTGRSRMTWNVVASWMGHMVFVVAGFIMPRIIDRHVGQVSLGIWDFGWSLVNYFGLASLGIGSSVNRHVAMYRAANQPDRLRRMVCSVLMVQAIVAVLVMVLSFLAAWSLPWLFSGRLNSHTSEASWVVVLLGATLAVQTVFDTFRGVMTGCHRWDLHNAINSGAYAATAGAMILALHWGGGLRSMAAVYLAGTAVGEVIRVIVALRVCQELSLSIAEVSRKEAGKMIVFGSKTLVSGLAPLILGQATSIMVASHLGPAALAVYSRPSNLVRNAQTFLNKFAFVLTPMAGSLQGSGQTAELRRFLSETSRFATFLAVPIVLILSIYSDMILRIWMGPRYEYGIILTIMAAGAFLQLSQQSVLNILTGLNMHGRISVISLIAAIAIFGMGAGVLMFVGWSLTVAAVMIVVPLTIANGVVIPVFACRKLNVPILKYVRRVFVAPIACGIPFAACLVASRVLLGHRPWLAIISGCAVGTVVLAPLFWVYMLPERLRALITEHLTAIVGFLHRGTGSRSVPEQVKATAAAGARNSVHGNEAR, encoded by the coding sequence ATGGTAGCGACGAATACAGAAACTGGCATCGAGGAGAATCGCCCCTACGATGTCACCGGCCGCAGCAGGATGACCTGGAATGTGGTCGCAAGTTGGATGGGCCACATGGTGTTCGTGGTGGCTGGCTTCATTATGCCGCGCATCATCGACCGCCACGTCGGCCAAGTCTCGCTTGGGATTTGGGATTTCGGCTGGTCGCTGGTCAACTATTTCGGTCTTGCTAGTCTCGGGATCGGATCCTCGGTCAACCGCCACGTGGCCATGTACCGCGCTGCCAACCAGCCTGACCGGCTGCGGCGCATGGTCTGTTCGGTGCTGATGGTGCAAGCCATCGTTGCCGTTCTGGTGATGGTCCTTTCATTCCTCGCGGCCTGGTCCCTGCCATGGCTGTTTTCCGGGAGGTTGAACTCGCATACCAGCGAGGCAAGCTGGGTGGTGGTCCTGCTGGGCGCGACCCTGGCCGTGCAGACGGTGTTCGATACGTTTCGCGGGGTGATGACCGGATGTCACCGCTGGGACCTGCACAACGCCATCAATTCCGGCGCCTATGCCGCCACCGCGGGCGCAATGATCCTGGCTTTGCACTGGGGCGGGGGGCTGCGCAGTATGGCGGCGGTCTACCTTGCCGGCACGGCAGTGGGTGAGGTGATTCGTGTGATCGTGGCGCTTCGAGTGTGCCAGGAACTGTCGCTCTCGATCGCCGAGGTGAGCCGCAAAGAAGCCGGCAAGATGATCGTATTCGGGAGCAAGACGCTGGTCAGCGGGCTAGCTCCGCTCATTCTCGGCCAGGCCACAAGTATTATGGTTGCCAGCCATCTGGGGCCGGCTGCCCTGGCCGTCTACTCTCGCCCGAGTAACCTGGTGCGAAATGCCCAGACCTTCCTGAACAAGTTTGCCTTTGTGCTGACGCCCATGGCAGGTTCGCTGCAGGGCAGCGGGCAGACAGCCGAACTTCGGCGCTTCCTGAGCGAAACTTCGCGGTTTGCCACTTTCCTTGCCGTCCCCATCGTGCTGATTCTCTCCATCTACAGTGACATGATCCTGCGCATCTGGATGGGACCGCGATACGAGTACGGGATCATCCTGACCATCATGGCGGCGGGAGCTTTTCTGCAGTTGTCCCAGCAGTCGGTTCTGAATATCCTCACCGGCTTGAACATGCACGGCCGTATCAGTGTCATCAGCCTAATTGCAGCGATAGCAATTTTCGGAATGGGCGCAGGCGTGTTGATGTTCGTGGGATGGAGCCTTACGGTGGCGGCGGTCATGATTGTGGTTCCTCTGACCATCGCCAACGGGGTGGTGATCCCAGTGTTTGCTTGCCGCAAGCTCAACGTTCCCATCCTGAAGTACGTGCGGCGGGTATTTGTCGCCCCGATCGCCTGTGGCATCCCCTTCGCTGCCTGCCTGGTGGCAAGCCGGGTGTTGCTCGGGCATCGGCCGTGGCTCGCCATCATCTCTGGCTGTGCGGTCGGCACCGTCGTTCTTGCCCCCCTGTTTTGGGTCTACATGCTGCCCGAGCGCCTGCGGGCACTGATTACAGAACACCTGACGGCGATAGTGGGATTCTTGCACCGTGGCACAGGCTCGCGGTCCGTACCAGAGCAAGTCAAGGCGACGGCTGCTGCCGGCGCAAGGAACTCGGTTCATGGCAACGAGGCACGTTGA
- a CDS encoding glycosyltransferase, with amino-acid sequence MGVSVVIPTYNRAALVSRAVDSALRAISPGDEIIVVDDASTDDTERALAAYGDRIRYQRVPHRGAGAARNFGISVARNPLVAFLDSDDEWMPHILTLERALLQARPDVLFCCSNFAVRAKGMEKRRYLSNWFSRPCTWDELFGPGVGYSSLAPLPKDVPDFSVHIGDFYLSLVKEGCVCTITVLVRRESAAEALRFAEDLPTYEDWECFARVARVGLGAYLDCETAWNYGHSGPRLTDAEDYDRATTRLTIYSRVWGHDRDFLSKHSALFEEAVRTQRLIRARAMLRDGRRAEARDELRLVKDAPLAYRAASLVPGWLFSGNAIRSVLKAKDRILERASGVRTRIGAGG; translated from the coding sequence TTGGGAGTGAGTGTCGTTATCCCAACCTACAACCGGGCGGCTTTGGTTTCGAGGGCGGTCGACTCTGCGTTGAGGGCTATTTCCCCTGGCGATGAAATCATCGTTGTCGATGATGCTTCCACGGACGACACCGAGCGCGCTTTGGCGGCCTATGGCGATCGCATTCGCTACCAGCGTGTGCCTCATCGCGGCGCCGGAGCAGCCCGCAATTTCGGCATCAGCGTGGCACGCAATCCGCTGGTCGCGTTTCTGGATTCCGATGATGAGTGGATGCCGCACATTTTGACCCTGGAACGAGCGCTGCTGCAGGCCCGCCCCGACGTCCTCTTCTGCTGCTCCAATTTTGCCGTGCGCGCCAAGGGAATGGAGAAACGCCGCTATTTGTCTAACTGGTTCTCTCGCCCGTGCACCTGGGATGAGCTATTCGGCCCGGGCGTTGGGTATTCGTCCTTGGCCCCTTTGCCCAAAGACGTTCCTGACTTCTCGGTTCACATCGGGGACTTCTATCTTTCCCTGGTGAAGGAAGGTTGCGTTTGCACAATCACCGTGTTGGTGCGGCGTGAATCGGCGGCGGAGGCGTTGCGCTTTGCCGAGGATTTGCCCACCTATGAAGATTGGGAGTGTTTCGCCAGAGTCGCCCGCGTCGGTTTGGGGGCGTATCTGGACTGCGAAACTGCCTGGAATTATGGACATTCAGGGCCGCGACTCACGGATGCCGAAGATTACGATCGCGCTACGACGAGGCTGACGATCTATAGCCGGGTATGGGGTCATGACCGGGATTTTCTCTCCAAACACTCGGCACTATTCGAGGAGGCTGTTCGGACTCAGCGCCTGATCCGGGCCAGGGCAATGCTGCGAGATGGCCGCCGTGCCGAAGCACGCGACGAACTTCGCCTGGTCAAGGATGCGCCGTTAGCATATCGGGCGGCTTCCCTGGTTCCGGGATGGCTGTTTTCCGGCAACGCCATTCGGTCGGTACTTAAGGCGAAGGACCGGATCCTGGAACGAGCCTCCGGCGTTCGCACCAGGATCGGAGCCGGCGGGTAG
- a CDS encoding PIG-L family deacetylase, translating into MISRRPLLELLPEEVPLYESVDGRKTVAELEQLYPGARERLLKWHEAAILELIPPLAAPRQPHLVVIEPHMDDAVISVGGRLLHRRGQCRITILSLVKWSNFTTYLLLKRNFLDIDEITRLRERESALAARLVGAEHRSLDWTDAPLRHCPPEQWSPAMVEEFSRAPHSFIDLFPNPEDVTRIAEQLTQLLSRLAPDEIWMPMGLGDHVDHRTTRSACLLMLAQARDRFPNVPVAMYEELPYAADVEHAKQIRAALTDCGTRLVDGQEDITDVFQEKLRLMSVYASQFKLSYMESKVRDIAEREGGGAGRLAETYHCVEGVRRLPPESRLSRRWTRLAALQTDMLALMAKRKEYRRLTVVLAEPPSSLGELKIDSESLSAALPNAEILVYASDKLAWPAQAGGSERVKVKAVHGRILGWAGVMLRELFRFRTPTLILWWGAYGNGLNKKVIKSLFAFRMVIFAATLSDFCGLLNEQIGAIIESVIR; encoded by the coding sequence ATGATCTCCCGACGCCCCCTTCTGGAGTTGTTGCCCGAGGAAGTCCCTCTTTATGAGAGCGTAGACGGACGCAAGACAGTGGCCGAGTTGGAGCAGCTCTACCCGGGCGCCAGAGAGCGCCTTTTGAAGTGGCATGAAGCGGCAATCCTGGAGCTGATCCCTCCGCTTGCGGCGCCTCGCCAGCCGCACCTCGTCGTCATCGAGCCGCACATGGATGACGCTGTGATCAGCGTCGGAGGTCGCCTCCTTCACCGCCGGGGACAATGCCGGATCACAATCCTGTCGCTGGTTAAATGGAGCAACTTCACTACCTACTTGCTTTTGAAGCGGAATTTTCTGGACATTGACGAGATTACCCGCCTGCGGGAACGGGAATCGGCGCTGGCAGCCAGGCTGGTTGGGGCGGAGCATCGTTCTCTCGATTGGACCGATGCTCCACTTCGTCACTGCCCGCCCGAGCAATGGTCTCCTGCCATGGTGGAAGAGTTCAGCAGGGCCCCCCATTCGTTCATCGACTTGTTCCCAAATCCGGAAGATGTAACGCGGATCGCGGAGCAGCTAACCCAGCTTCTGAGCCGTCTGGCGCCGGACGAGATCTGGATGCCGATGGGGCTGGGCGACCACGTCGACCATCGCACTACCCGGAGCGCGTGTCTTCTGATGCTCGCCCAGGCTCGTGACCGGTTTCCCAATGTTCCAGTGGCCATGTATGAGGAACTCCCCTACGCTGCCGATGTCGAACATGCAAAGCAAATTCGTGCTGCCCTGACCGACTGTGGCACGCGTCTGGTTGATGGCCAGGAAGACATTACGGACGTGTTCCAAGAGAAGCTGCGGCTGATGTCCGTTTATGCCTCGCAATTCAAACTCTCTTACATGGAATCCAAGGTTCGCGACATCGCTGAACGCGAAGGTGGTGGTGCGGGCAGGTTGGCCGAAACCTATCACTGCGTCGAGGGAGTGCGGCGGCTTCCCCCGGAGTCGCGTTTGAGCCGGCGCTGGACCCGTTTGGCGGCGCTCCAGACCGACATGCTTGCGCTTATGGCGAAGCGGAAGGAGTACCGCCGTCTCACCGTCGTCTTGGCGGAGCCGCCGAGTTCTCTCGGGGAATTGAAGATTGATAGTGAATCGCTATCCGCGGCCCTGCCCAACGCCGAAATCCTCGTCTACGCATCCGACAAGCTGGCTTGGCCAGCCCAAGCCGGAGGCAGCGAGAGGGTTAAGGTCAAGGCCGTCCACGGACGAATCTTGGGATGGGCCGGGGTCATGTTGCGCGAGCTGTTTCGCTTCCGCACCCCGACCCTCATCCTGTGGTGGGGCGCCTATGGTAACGGATTGAATAAGAAGGTCATCAAGTCGCTGTTTGCTTTTCGCATGGTGATATTCGCCGCCACGCTATCGGATTTCTGTGGCCTATTGAACGAGCAAATCGGCGCCATCATTGAAAGTGTCATTCGCTAG
- a CDS encoding phenylacetate--CoA ligase family protein, which produces MKLALSRKNLWEHSPGWLKGSVGLVLGMVPPEYLLGGRFRRNLRFVEEAQWWPAEKSRAYQLEQLQRIFMIAGTAPYYRKVFHDAGFDPRGCSLEDMQRLPTIDRSTIHEHLQEMCTLPPSSPQVDYTSTGGTSGMPLHFYIGSGRSAIEYAYLVSGWGRAGFRLTAERAVFRGRVVPPDRSGLRHDYDPLLRQHSYSNFHMTQENMRAYLEHVSGLGPCFLHVYPSSITTLARFVQRSGMTPPGNIRGILAESENVYPDQRQLVEDTFGCRYFSSYGHTEKLVAAAECEKSTVYHVWPTYGYLELLDEAGRPVTTPGGRGEIVGTGFINSVTPFIRYRTGDYATYVGDKCKACGREHMLITEIRGHRVQESLLASDGTLVSWVALNLHDDTFDKVVQFQFRQDSPGTAMLRVVPSAGFGEDDRARIANSLRRKLAGRVDFSVELVESIALSKNGKAIYVDQRTPGADQFNPELTPESSQG; this is translated from the coding sequence ATGAAGCTGGCTTTGTCTCGCAAAAATCTATGGGAGCACAGCCCTGGGTGGCTGAAGGGTAGTGTGGGGTTGGTGCTGGGTATGGTCCCCCCCGAGTACCTGTTGGGCGGGAGATTCCGCCGCAACTTGCGATTCGTGGAAGAAGCACAGTGGTGGCCGGCGGAAAAATCCCGCGCCTATCAACTCGAGCAACTGCAGCGTATCTTCATGATCGCCGGTACGGCGCCCTATTACCGAAAAGTATTTCACGACGCCGGCTTCGACCCGCGCGGCTGCAGCCTGGAAGACATGCAGCGCTTGCCGACCATCGATCGCAGCACGATTCACGAGCATCTGCAAGAGATGTGTACCCTGCCGCCCTCCTCTCCCCAAGTGGATTACACCAGCACCGGGGGCACCAGCGGAATGCCGCTGCATTTTTACATTGGGTCGGGACGTTCGGCCATCGAGTACGCATATCTCGTTTCTGGCTGGGGGCGCGCCGGCTTCCGGCTAACAGCGGAGCGAGCTGTTTTTCGCGGGCGTGTGGTTCCCCCTGACCGAAGCGGTTTACGCCACGATTACGATCCGCTGTTGCGCCAGCATTCTTACAGCAACTTTCACATGACCCAAGAGAACATGCGCGCCTACCTGGAGCACGTGAGCGGCCTTGGACCTTGCTTTTTGCACGTGTATCCGTCTTCGATCACGACGCTGGCCAGGTTCGTCCAGCGCTCGGGCATGACGCCTCCTGGCAACATCCGGGGGATCCTTGCCGAGTCGGAAAACGTGTACCCGGACCAGCGCCAATTAGTCGAAGATACTTTTGGGTGCCGCTACTTTTCCAGCTACGGGCACACGGAAAAACTGGTGGCGGCCGCCGAATGCGAGAAATCCACCGTCTACCACGTCTGGCCGACTTACGGTTACCTGGAACTGTTGGATGAGGCGGGCCGCCCGGTCACCACGCCGGGGGGACGGGGCGAGATCGTGGGCACAGGCTTCATCAACTCGGTTACGCCCTTCATCCGCTATCGGACGGGAGACTACGCCACCTACGTGGGAGACAAGTGTAAGGCGTGCGGCCGCGAACACATGTTGATCACCGAAATACGCGGCCACAGGGTGCAGGAATCGCTTTTGGCCTCCGATGGAACCTTGGTTTCCTGGGTCGCCCTCAACTTGCATGACGACACCTTCGACAAGGTCGTTCAGTTTCAATTCCGCCAGGATTCGCCGGGCACGGCTATGCTGAGGGTGGTGCCGAGCGCTGGTTTCGGCGAAGACGACCGGGCGCGCATCGCAAATAGCCTGCGACGGAAACTGGCCGGCCGCGTCGACTTCAGTGTCGAGCTGGTGGAATCGATCGCGCTGTCAAAAAACGGGAAGGCGATCTACGTTGACCAGAGGACTCCTGGTGCCGATCAATTCAATCCTGAACTGACGCCAGAGTCTTCGCAGGGGTAG
- a CDS encoding sulfotransferase, with the protein MLLGSHPEICTVGELTLSGLHDLDTYRCSCLAPIRECPFWAGVTEEMLRRGFSFDITRAGTDFRSGATPYVRRLLRPLHRGALLEFVRDGALALSPTWRAGCPGVQARIAALVDCLEVRSGKRVIVDSSKVALRLKYLLRNPQLEVRAIRLVRDGRGVALTYTDPARFADAADPRLRGGGAGGNRESERLSMAEAAFEWRRSNQEAEAVLQGVRASDWTQVRYEDLCREPEPVLEKLFRFVGVAPVKALDSFRLLEQHVIGNGMRLDSVREVRLDERWKSSLSADDLAVFDRVAGKMNRSLGYN; encoded by the coding sequence ATGCTTCTGGGAAGCCACCCTGAGATTTGCACGGTTGGCGAACTCACCCTGAGCGGTCTGCATGATCTCGACACCTACCGCTGTTCCTGCCTTGCGCCCATCCGCGAATGCCCTTTTTGGGCGGGTGTGACCGAGGAAATGCTGCGCCGGGGTTTTAGTTTTGACATTACGCGTGCCGGAACGGATTTCCGCTCCGGGGCGACCCCCTATGTGCGGCGCCTGCTACGCCCGCTGCACCGCGGAGCCCTCCTGGAATTCGTGCGTGATGGCGCACTGGCGCTTTCCCCGACATGGCGCGCCGGCTGTCCGGGGGTCCAAGCCAGGATTGCCGCCTTGGTCGACTGTCTGGAAGTGCGCAGCGGTAAGCGGGTGATCGTAGACTCCTCGAAGGTTGCCCTCCGACTCAAGTACCTGCTGCGCAATCCGCAGCTCGAGGTGCGGGCCATACGACTCGTACGCGACGGGCGAGGGGTTGCGCTGACCTATACCGATCCAGCTCGTTTTGCTGATGCTGCGGATCCGCGCTTGCGAGGTGGCGGGGCGGGCGGCAATCGGGAATCCGAGCGACTCAGCATGGCGGAAGCCGCCTTCGAGTGGCGGCGCAGCAACCAGGAAGCGGAAGCAGTTTTGCAAGGAGTTCGCGCCTCGGACTGGACCCAAGTACGCTACGAGGACCTATGTAGAGAACCGGAGCCGGTGCTGGAGAAGTTATTTCGATTTGTCGGCGTGGCCCCGGTAAAGGCGCTGGACTCCTTCCGCTTGCTGGAACAACACGTGATCGGCAACGGGATGCGGCTGGATTCGGTTCGCGAGGTCCGATTGGACGAAAGATGGAAATCGTCGTTGAGCGCCGACGACCTCGCGGTGTTCGACAGAGTTGCGGGCAAGATGAACCGCAGCCTCGGCTACAACTGA